Proteins encoded together in one Rhizobacter sp. J219 window:
- a CDS encoding SMI1/KNR4 family protein yields the protein MQTLTNRILSAKRKRLFGSKPMFEPYAAVSEQDIANVEQEVKCTLPSDLKTWLLQAGYGDFNEEFSLRKEWFKTIDRGQLKGHVFFAQDDLGNFYSFSPENGSIHYVSRSSPKFSLVAPDFGAFLEEFERQNFRLQAWVESAKALPYNWSA from the coding sequence ATGCAAACACTCACCAATCGCATTCTTTCCGCCAAGCGGAAGCGATTGTTCGGGTCGAAGCCAATGTTCGAACCGTATGCCGCCGTGTCTGAGCAAGACATCGCCAACGTCGAGCAAGAAGTGAAATGCACCTTGCCATCAGACCTGAAAACTTGGTTGCTACAGGCCGGATACGGAGACTTCAATGAAGAGTTCAGTCTTAGGAAGGAATGGTTCAAGACCATCGATCGGGGTCAACTCAAGGGTCACGTATTCTTCGCACAAGATGACCTCGGGAATTTCTATTCGTTTTCTCCAGAGAACGGAAGCATCCACTACGTTTCTCGGTCCTCACCAAAGTTCTCCTTGGTTGCCCCAGATTTCGGCGCGTTCCTGGAGGAATTCGAGCGCCAAAACTTCAGGCTTCAAGCCTGGGTCGAGTCAGCCAAGGCCCTGCCGTATAACTGGAGCGCCTAA
- a CDS encoding rhodanese-like domain-containing protein, giving the protein MPNSVSVENLRELLASPAPPIVIDVRRQQAFADSPATIPGSLRRLPESVESWASELPTDGQIVVYCVHGHQVSQGVVSRLQQIGLRAAFLEGGIEHWKSHGGPVQHGGV; this is encoded by the coding sequence ATGCCCAATTCTGTTTCGGTAGAAAACTTGCGTGAACTCCTGGCGAGTCCAGCGCCCCCAATCGTGATCGACGTCCGTCGACAGCAGGCATTCGCTGATAGTCCAGCCACGATCCCAGGCTCGTTGCGCCGCCTTCCAGAATCAGTCGAGTCGTGGGCAAGTGAGCTTCCGACTGACGGCCAGATAGTGGTCTATTGCGTGCACGGTCATCAAGTAAGCCAAGGGGTGGTGTCGCGGCTACAGCAGATCGGTTTACGAGCCGCCTTCCTGGAGGGTGGCATCGAGCACTGGAAGAGTCACGGTGGCCCGGTGCAACATGGTGGCGTCTAA
- a CDS encoding DUF488 domain-containing protein, with protein MVVRVVRLGSARIQGEGIRIGTVRRPPRGVPKTEFSSQNWYDVWFPNLAPSVETMKLGQQAENAAEWAKFTKKYKTEMSAPEASHLLELLAKLSHSSDFSIGCYCEVEARCHRSILRALLAERGAAVE; from the coding sequence ATGGTGGTTCGCGTAGTTCGGTTAGGTAGCGCGCGCATCCAGGGTGAAGGCATCCGCATTGGCACCGTCCGTCGCCCTCCCCGCGGAGTCCCGAAGACTGAGTTCTCCTCACAGAACTGGTATGACGTATGGTTTCCAAACCTCGCGCCCAGCGTCGAAACGATGAAGCTTGGTCAGCAGGCAGAAAACGCGGCCGAGTGGGCCAAGTTCACCAAGAAGTACAAGACCGAAATGTCTGCGCCAGAAGCGAGCCATTTGCTTGAATTGCTGGCCAAGCTTTCTCACAGCAGCGACTTCTCAATCGGTTGCTACTGCGAAGTCGAAGCACGCTGCCATCGCTCAATTCTTCGTGCTCTCCTGGCCGAAAGAGGCGCGGCTGTAGAGTGA
- a CDS encoding AAC(3)-I family aminoglycoside N-acetyltransferase translates to MKSETYSVRALGSSDIQTMREMLAAFGEAFEDKPTYTQQQPTDTYLKELLSSPTFIAVAALSEAKVIGGLAAYVLPKFEQARSEIYIYDLAVLESHRRQGIATAMIQELKKLAKTLGAYVIFVQADHGDDPAISLYTKLGVREDVLHFDILPGDGGA, encoded by the coding sequence ATGAAATCAGAGACTTATAGCGTTCGAGCCCTTGGCAGCTCTGACATTCAAACAATGCGGGAAATGCTTGCCGCATTTGGCGAGGCCTTCGAAGACAAGCCGACGTACACCCAGCAGCAGCCAACGGACACCTATCTCAAGGAGCTGCTCTCAAGCCCGACTTTCATCGCTGTTGCAGCGCTTTCTGAAGCAAAGGTCATCGGCGGTCTCGCGGCATATGTACTTCCCAAGTTCGAGCAGGCTCGCTCAGAGATCTACATCTACGATCTGGCTGTACTAGAAAGCCATCGCCGCCAAGGCATTGCGACAGCAATGATTCAAGAACTCAAGAAGTTGGCCAAAACCCTAGGCGCCTACGTCATCTTCGTTCAGGCAGATCATGGCGACGATCCGGCGATCAGCCTCTACACGAAGCTCGGAGTTCGAGAAGATGTCCTTCACTTCGACATACTTCCTGGCGATGGCGGCGCCTAA
- a CDS encoding IS30 family transposase → MGTQYSHLTEANRLALDALLILGHSQRSAARVLGVSPSTVSREVKRAKVYGFDRYVALFGQRACVAARKRAGRLRRKLCPSGSSRLWRLVKAGMRLRLSPQQIAGRLKIMKHPDYVSHETIYCAIYAQPRGTLRTELIKMLRRSRAGRMPRARGSKRTTLPNMTSIALRPPEVAARITPGHWEGDLMKGARNASAIGTLVERISRRVMLVKLDDFGSTSVLEGFTKRLRRLPPSLRKTLTYDQGSEMAQHETLAKRLHMDIFFCDPHSPWQRGSNENANGLIREYLPKGMDLSTVTQAQLTAIENSLNNRPRAILGFLTPNEVFDQLQLNHIAGVALQA, encoded by the coding sequence ATGGGAACTCAATACAGCCATCTCACAGAAGCCAATCGGCTTGCTCTAGACGCCCTGCTCATCCTGGGCCACAGCCAGCGCTCCGCCGCTAGAGTATTGGGCGTCAGCCCGTCCACCGTCTCTCGCGAGGTCAAGCGTGCCAAGGTCTACGGATTCGATCGCTACGTCGCACTCTTCGGCCAGCGTGCCTGTGTCGCCGCTCGCAAGCGAGCTGGCCGGCTGCGCCGCAAGCTGTGCCCCTCTGGGAGTAGTCGCCTGTGGCGCTTGGTCAAGGCCGGCATGCGCCTGCGCCTGTCTCCGCAGCAGATCGCCGGCAGGCTCAAGATCATGAAACACCCTGACTACGTCTCCCACGAGACCATCTATTGCGCCATCTACGCCCAGCCTCGTGGCACATTGCGCACGGAGCTGATCAAGATGCTTCGCAGGAGCCGGGCTGGCCGCATGCCCCGAGCCCGAGGCTCCAAGCGAACCACCTTGCCCAATATGACTTCCATCGCCCTGCGCCCGCCCGAGGTCGCCGCCCGCATCACGCCTGGGCACTGGGAGGGCGATCTCATGAAGGGCGCTCGCAACGCCTCTGCCATCGGCACCCTCGTGGAGCGCATCAGTCGTCGCGTCATGCTGGTCAAGCTCGATGACTTCGGCTCCACTTCTGTGCTCGAGGGCTTCACCAAGCGGCTACGTCGCTTGCCGCCCAGCCTGCGCAAGACCCTCACCTATGACCAAGGCAGCGAGATGGCTCAGCACGAAACGCTGGCCAAGCGGCTGCACATGGACATCTTCTTCTGTGACCCGCACAGCCCATGGCAGCGCGGATCCAACGAAAACGCCAATGGCCTCATCCGCGAGTACCTGCCCAAAGGCATGGATCTGAGCACCGTCACTCAGGCTCAGCTCACCGCCATCGAGAACTCCCTGAACAACAGGCCTCGCGCTATCCT
- a CDS encoding signal peptide prediction, translating into MPWLVVAKMLWAAPCSAIGLLLATIPLALGGKAAWRQGALEVTYRQSQASCGKLARSLPFRGIVFGQVILAVSEEELFRIGPHERVHVEQYERWGPVFFLAYGLSGLGQLLHGRSPYWYNHFEVQARQRSTEVHRASGGV; encoded by the coding sequence ATGCCCTGGCTCGTCGTCGCAAAGATGCTTTGGGCTGCACCGTGCTCCGCGATCGGCCTGCTACTGGCAACCATTCCTTTGGCACTCGGTGGCAAGGCAGCTTGGCGTCAGGGCGCACTGGAAGTCACCTATCGCCAGAGTCAAGCCAGTTGCGGCAAGCTTGCTCGTTCGTTGCCCTTTCGTGGCATTGTTTTCGGCCAGGTCATCCTGGCTGTCAGCGAAGAAGAGCTTTTCCGTATCGGCCCACATGAGCGAGTCCACGTTGAGCAATACGAGCGCTGGGGCCCGGTCTTCTTCCTTGCCTACGGGCTTTCAGGCCTTGGGCAGCTACTTCATGGCCGCAGTCCGTACTGGTACAACCACTTTGAGGTTCAGGCTCGTCAGCGAAGCACCGAGGTCCATCGTGCGAGCGGCGGCGTCTAA